The Actinopolyspora erythraea genome has a segment encoding these proteins:
- a CDS encoding helix-turn-helix transcriptional regulator — protein MLDREPFVGREAELAEVHEGLTDPRCSVIAITGCRGTGRSRMLDATLRMSQELGASVELCRATSAARNIPFGAVARMLPQQVSGWSAPTELIRTMVALYAEQSSRTRQVVAVDDAHLLDPESATLLHALGGSGHALVVLTLDADAECPDTVTALWKDLGGRLVSLRPLRITEVSTYLHEALEGPVNGALVRSIAEATEGNLLWMRELLRGALEVGAIARSQDGLWELIEALPLSDRLQQLLTARLRHASPEALEVATWLAMAGDTLPLSALERVLQHPVPSVAEAEGVVRLEGRNSVRLTHPLYGVLLREHTPRLERRRRHSALVRSMLADTPIASAELVHVLCDGEECGEQIDTELVLRAARAAMAAGDYGIGWELSRFAGADSPDATSEALAIAGECGLWLGRVDEAESYFRRARCRTSDTNVRADLTLGLAANLFMVAGRAKAAGELVNEITAQLPPEDSRYQYAVALRVGMAANAGRMYELLAELAEVDVPSLPALAASRVSALTWTGRLHEAIDAVGSLTRVSSPDQRPPSDLDQIVSVTAFAYAGEFHEARRRARSGYYETLRNRRLPEQAMWATAWGEVEMLTGNLRTAMSCLLEAAGIMRRRPTSLGPAVHGSCLGNLAQVAVMCGESEQAERALSEGEELPLRECFVPELASARAWMESGTDPSRRRRELWDCVVEARNSGALLCAARTLLDLARLGWGKDASRVLAEIEDELQGVVVASWIRYARAIAAGEPDGLVRISEELEANGMRLLAAEALLLAGGEFRARGRTVAAAGVEHSGAGLAESVGARSLLTAARSAEVPLTKREKQIARRVLAGCSSADVAGFLGISTRTVESHLQNAYRKLGVHSRDELARIYGDFL, from the coding sequence GTGCTGGATCGTGAACCATTCGTGGGCAGAGAAGCCGAACTCGCCGAGGTGCACGAGGGGCTGACCGATCCCCGGTGTTCGGTGATCGCGATCACCGGTTGCCGGGGCACAGGCAGATCCCGGATGCTCGACGCCACCCTGCGAATGTCGCAGGAGCTCGGTGCGTCGGTGGAACTATGCCGTGCCACCTCCGCCGCGCGGAACATCCCGTTCGGCGCCGTGGCACGGATGCTGCCGCAACAGGTCTCGGGATGGTCGGCACCCACCGAACTGATTCGCACCATGGTCGCGTTGTACGCCGAGCAGTCCTCGCGAACCCGTCAAGTGGTCGCCGTCGACGACGCTCATCTGCTCGACCCCGAGTCGGCGACGTTGCTGCACGCGCTCGGGGGAAGCGGCCACGCGCTCGTCGTACTGACGCTGGACGCCGACGCGGAGTGTCCGGACACGGTGACCGCGTTGTGGAAGGATCTGGGCGGACGGTTGGTCTCCCTGCGCCCGTTGCGGATCACCGAGGTCTCCACTTATCTGCACGAGGCCCTCGAAGGACCGGTGAACGGTGCTCTGGTCCGCTCGATCGCGGAGGCGACCGAGGGCAACCTGCTCTGGATGCGGGAGTTGCTGCGCGGTGCGTTGGAAGTCGGCGCCATCGCTCGCAGCCAGGACGGTCTTTGGGAGTTGATCGAAGCCCTGCCGTTGTCGGACCGGCTGCAGCAACTGTTGACCGCTCGGTTGCGCCACGCTTCGCCGGAAGCCCTCGAAGTGGCGACGTGGTTGGCGATGGCGGGGGACACGCTGCCGTTATCGGCGTTGGAGAGGGTATTGCAACACCCCGTTCCGTCCGTGGCCGAGGCGGAGGGGGTCGTTCGGTTGGAGGGGCGTAACTCGGTCCGGCTCACCCATCCCCTCTACGGAGTCCTGCTGCGCGAACACACCCCTCGACTGGAGCGTCGCAGGCGGCACTCCGCGCTCGTCCGTTCGATGCTCGCCGATACGCCCATCGCCAGCGCGGAACTGGTTCACGTGCTGTGCGACGGTGAGGAGTGCGGTGAGCAGATCGATACGGAGCTCGTGCTGCGGGCCGCGCGCGCCGCGATGGCCGCAGGGGATTACGGAATCGGTTGGGAACTCAGCCGCTTCGCGGGAGCGGACTCGCCCGACGCGACTTCCGAGGCACTGGCCATCGCCGGTGAGTGCGGGCTGTGGTTGGGACGCGTGGACGAGGCGGAGAGTTACTTCAGACGGGCCAGATGTCGTACCTCGGACACGAACGTGCGTGCCGACCTCACGTTGGGGCTGGCCGCCAACCTGTTCATGGTCGCGGGCCGTGCCAAAGCCGCCGGGGAGCTGGTGAACGAGATCACCGCACAGCTACCGCCCGAGGACTCGCGATATCAGTACGCGGTGGCGCTGCGTGTGGGCATGGCGGCCAACGCGGGACGGATGTACGAGCTCCTCGCGGAGCTCGCGGAAGTCGACGTTCCCTCGCTCCCGGCACTGGCCGCCTCCAGGGTCAGCGCGTTGACCTGGACGGGTCGGTTGCACGAGGCGATCGACGCCGTCGGTTCCCTGACACGCGTTTCCAGCCCGGACCAGCGTCCGCCGTCCGATCTCGATCAGATCGTTTCCGTTACCGCGTTCGCCTATGCGGGAGAATTCCACGAAGCCCGTCGACGTGCTCGTTCCGGCTACTACGAGACGCTGCGCAATCGCAGGCTTCCGGAGCAGGCGATGTGGGCCACGGCGTGGGGTGAAGTGGAGATGCTCACCGGGAATCTGCGGACGGCCATGTCGTGTCTGCTGGAGGCCGCGGGCATCATGCGGCGTCGCCCGACGAGTCTCGGCCCCGCCGTGCACGGTTCTTGCCTGGGAAATCTGGCTCAGGTCGCTGTCATGTGCGGGGAGTCGGAGCAGGCGGAACGCGCACTGAGCGAGGGTGAGGAGCTGCCCCTGCGGGAGTGCTTCGTGCCCGAACTCGCCAGTGCCAGGGCATGGATGGAGAGCGGTACCGACCCGAGCCGGAGGCGGCGAGAACTGTGGGACTGCGTCGTCGAGGCCAGGAACTCGGGCGCGTTGCTGTGCGCAGCACGCACGCTGCTCGATTTGGCGCGACTCGGCTGGGGGAAGGACGCGTCTCGTGTGCTGGCCGAGATCGAGGACGAGCTGCAGGGCGTGGTCGTGGCGAGCTGGATCCGGTACGCGCGAGCGATCGCAGCCGGGGAGCCGGATGGGCTGGTGCGGATCTCCGAGGAATTGGAGGCGAACGGGATGCGTCTGCTGGCCGCGGAGGCTCTGCTGTTGGCGGGCGGCGAGTTCCGCGCTCGTGGTCGTACGGTCGCCGCCGCGGGAGTGGAGCACTCCGGTGCCGGACTGGCGGAGTCGGTGGGCGCCAGAAGTCTGCTCACTGCCGCCCGGTCGGCCGAAGTGCCGCTGACCAAACGGGAGAAGCAGATCGCGCGTCGGGTGCTCGCGGGGTGCTCGTCGGCGGACGTCGCCGGTTTCCTGGGAATATCCACTCGTACGGTCGAGTCGCATCTGCAGAACGCCTATCGCAAACTGGGAGTACATTCCAGGGACGAGCTCGCGCGGATCTACGGCGACTTCCTGTGA
- a CDS encoding beta-ketoacyl-[acyl-carrier-protein] synthase family protein — MTTSTPVPLDRANSTRRVVVTGLGVVSSIGSGREAYLAGLREGRCGTGPISLFDTTGFRHGNGCEVTDFDPAEVLRTVRAEEFGRVGRFSAAAARMAATDAGLPEGPTGSGLVAVGTTDGESLDLDELAASFSGYGSSDGAESTRAGRIRPARLSTAVARELGLSDVEVATMPTVCAAGNYTLGYGLDALRAGDVDFALCGGAESVCRRTFASFYRMGALSPDLCRPFDRDRAGVVFGEGAAVLVLESLESASARGARVLAEMLEYHLNCDAMHPTRPDEDSVTACVAGAVRNAGISPAEVDLVLAHGTGTPINDSLESRAFGRVFGFDGIPPVSAPKSMIGHTMGAAASHSCTAAVLALEHGFLPPTVNHGTTDPDCPVDCVPNHSRAADPRTILVNSLGFGGGNAAMVLRRWEGGEP; from the coding sequence ATGACCACGTCCACGCCCGTCCCGCTGGACCGTGCGAACTCGACGCGGCGCGTCGTGGTCACCGGTCTGGGAGTTGTATCGAGCATCGGCAGCGGTCGTGAGGCGTATCTGGCTGGACTGCGCGAGGGCAGGTGCGGTACCGGGCCGATATCGCTGTTCGACACCACGGGATTCCGGCACGGGAACGGCTGTGAGGTCACCGACTTCGACCCCGCGGAGGTGCTGCGTACCGTCCGTGCCGAGGAGTTCGGCAGGGTAGGTCGGTTCTCGGCGGCCGCTGCCAGAATGGCCGCGACGGACGCGGGACTTCCCGAGGGGCCGACGGGATCCGGGCTGGTCGCGGTGGGAACCACGGATGGTGAGTCGCTCGATCTGGACGAGTTGGCGGCATCGTTCTCCGGGTACGGCTCGTCCGACGGTGCGGAGTCGACCAGAGCGGGGCGGATTCGGCCGGCCCGGTTGTCCACGGCGGTGGCGCGTGAACTGGGACTGTCCGATGTCGAAGTGGCCACGATGCCCACCGTGTGCGCCGCGGGCAACTACACCCTCGGGTACGGACTGGACGCGCTTCGGGCAGGCGACGTCGACTTCGCGTTGTGTGGCGGGGCCGAGTCCGTCTGCCGCCGAACGTTCGCGTCGTTCTACCGGATGGGAGCGCTCTCTCCGGATCTGTGCAGACCGTTCGACCGGGATCGCGCCGGCGTGGTTTTCGGTGAGGGTGCGGCGGTCCTGGTACTGGAATCGCTCGAATCGGCGTCGGCCCGCGGGGCGCGGGTGTTGGCCGAGATGCTGGAGTATCATCTCAACTGCGACGCGATGCACCCCACCAGACCCGACGAGGACAGCGTGACCGCGTGTGTGGCCGGCGCGGTGCGCAATGCGGGGATCTCCCCGGCGGAAGTCGACCTGGTCCTCGCGCACGGAACGGGAACCCCCATCAACGACTCCCTGGAGTCCAGGGCCTTCGGTCGCGTGTTCGGCTTCGACGGGATACCTCCGGTCTCGGCGCCGAAGTCGATGATCGGTCACACCATGGGAGCCGCCGCCTCGCACAGTTGCACCGCCGCGGTTCTCGCGCTGGAGCACGGCTTTCTGCCGCCCACCGTCAATCACGGCACCACGGATCCGGACTGTCCGGTGGACTGCGTGCCGAACCACTCCCGTGCCGCCGATCCGCGCACGATTCTGGTGAATTCCCTGGGGTTCGGCGGTGGCAACGCGGCGATGGTGCTACGGCGCTGGGAAGGTGGAGAGCCGTGA
- a CDS encoding beta-ketoacyl synthase N-terminal-like domain-containing protein: protein MTPAASGGRPFISAWSALSPGGIGRAAFVDGLRAATGGPTSIEWEWPLDSYGRAHLVPGFDIPTLLGRKGTRSLDRLTGLAAATVSRLLGGDAGMAETDGVGLVLGTTAGSSQSAMDFTRQGVTGRRPHEVDPALLPNAIMNRAAAECAIRHGLTGPNTTVAGGRVAGLLALAQASRLLGAGRAERVLVGAAEECSPARVWLSRRDTDAVVPPGEGCGLLVLDRPDSTVAPAEEAGRAEVVATETRTRLPDEIGTALTECVHALLARSRTEPAEVWAAVGSGASRSLGLLETRALRGVFGDGALARVPSVDRFGELDSVSSVFAILAALVSAERETAVREKTAVICAVDPCGTAAATLLRLSNGRTSGHPHVKGEGR, encoded by the coding sequence ATGACCCCCGCCGCGTCCGGTGGACGTCCTTTTATCAGCGCCTGGTCAGCCCTGTCGCCCGGGGGAATCGGCCGTGCGGCTTTCGTCGACGGCCTGCGCGCCGCTACCGGTGGTCCCACGAGTATCGAGTGGGAGTGGCCGTTGGACTCCTACGGTCGAGCTCATCTCGTTCCCGGATTCGACATTCCCACGTTGTTGGGACGCAAGGGCACTCGCTCGCTTGATCGACTGACCGGGCTGGCGGCCGCCACCGTGAGTCGACTGCTGGGTGGCGATGCCGGGATGGCCGAGACCGATGGGGTCGGCCTGGTACTGGGCACCACGGCAGGCAGCTCGCAGAGTGCGATGGATTTCACCCGCCAGGGGGTCACCGGGCGTAGGCCCCACGAGGTCGATCCGGCGCTGCTGCCGAACGCGATCATGAACCGTGCCGCCGCGGAGTGCGCCATTCGCCACGGTCTCACCGGTCCCAACACGACCGTCGCCGGTGGCCGGGTGGCCGGGCTGCTCGCGCTCGCCCAGGCGAGTCGGTTGCTCGGGGCGGGTAGGGCCGAGCGCGTCCTCGTCGGTGCCGCCGAGGAGTGCTCGCCGGCCAGGGTGTGGTTGTCCCGGCGTGACACGGATGCTGTGGTGCCTCCGGGCGAGGGCTGCGGGCTACTGGTGCTGGATCGTCCCGACTCGACGGTAGCTCCGGCCGAGGAGGCGGGACGAGCCGAAGTGGTGGCGACGGAGACCAGAACGCGATTGCCGGATGAGATCGGGACCGCGCTGACCGAGTGCGTGCACGCGCTGCTCGCTCGTTCCCGTACCGAACCGGCGGAGGTGTGGGCCGCGGTGGGCAGCGGTGCGTCGCGTTCCCTCGGGCTCCTGGAGACCCGGGCACTGCGAGGAGTGTTCGGCGACGGCGCGCTGGCCCGAGTGCCGAGCGTGGACCGCTTCGGTGAACTCGACTCGGTGTCGAGCGTCTTCGCGATCCTGGCCGCACTCGTCTCCGCCGAACGGGAAACGGCGGTGCGGGAGAAAACCGCGGTGATCTGCGCGGTCGACCCCTGCGGTACGGCAGCGGCCACCCTGCTGCGGCTGTCGAACGGTCGGACCTCCGGCCACCCCCACGTGAAGGGAGAGGGAAGATGA
- a CDS encoding beta-ketoacyl-[acyl-carrier-protein] synthase family protein, with product MTFPARDDTGERVVVTGMGVVSPIATELADYVAALRAGRTGAAPITGFDTTGFDHPVGCEVNGFRPERWIRRLPVERLGRAARFAVAAARMAVRDARPSEDALRGDGVISVGTTNGGGPQLERLVETEALPGGGARDPLPTGTVLPHNLATSISQELDLPSALPSVLGTACAAGNHAIGEGVDAVRSGVAEFALCGGADAMSRKLFSGFSRLGLLAPDACRPFDSNRAGILLSEGAGMLLLESRRAALARGAPIHAEVLGYGLNCDALHPVAPDRASVASCTRTALRDAGVSPRDVDLISAHGTGTGRNDVTEAGAVLDVYGEAPPPTVSVKSMLGHAMGAASALAAIACVSAITHGFAPPTINHRELDPECPIDCVPNRAVEADLRIVQSNGLAFGGSNAVVIFGEHDGRTR from the coding sequence TGTCTCCCATCGCCACCGAGTTGGCCGACTACGTCGCGGCGTTACGAGCCGGACGTACCGGTGCCGCCCCGATCACCGGCTTCGACACCACCGGTTTCGATCATCCGGTCGGCTGCGAGGTGAACGGTTTCCGGCCCGAGCGATGGATTCGGCGCCTACCTGTCGAACGACTCGGCCGAGCGGCGCGTTTCGCGGTGGCCGCTGCTCGGATGGCTGTGCGCGATGCGCGGCCGTCGGAGGACGCGCTCCGTGGTGATGGGGTGATCTCGGTAGGTACCACCAACGGTGGCGGGCCGCAGCTCGAGCGTCTCGTGGAAACCGAGGCGCTGCCCGGTGGGGGAGCTCGCGATCCACTGCCGACCGGGACGGTTCTCCCGCACAACCTCGCCACTTCGATCTCGCAGGAGTTGGACCTGCCCTCGGCGCTCCCGTCCGTGCTGGGCACGGCGTGTGCGGCTGGTAATCACGCCATCGGTGAGGGCGTCGACGCGGTTCGCTCCGGCGTTGCCGAGTTCGCGCTCTGCGGGGGAGCCGATGCCATGAGTCGCAAACTGTTCAGCGGATTCTCGCGGCTGGGACTACTGGCACCCGACGCGTGCCGCCCGTTCGACAGCAACAGGGCGGGCATCCTCCTCTCGGAAGGGGCGGGGATGCTCCTGCTGGAGAGCAGGCGTGCCGCACTGGCGCGCGGTGCTCCCATCCACGCCGAGGTGCTCGGTTACGGGCTCAACTGCGACGCCCTGCATCCCGTCGCACCCGACCGGGCGAGCGTCGCCTCCTGCACTCGTACGGCCCTGCGGGACGCGGGGGTCTCTCCTCGGGACGTCGATCTCATCTCGGCGCACGGCACCGGAACCGGTCGCAACGACGTCACCGAGGCGGGAGCGGTGCTCGACGTGTACGGCGAGGCACCGCCACCGACCGTTTCGGTGAAGTCGATGCTGGGGCACGCCATGGGTGCGGCGAGTGCGCTGGCGGCGATAGCGTGTGTCTCCGCGATCACCCACGGGTTCGCCCCGCCCACCATCAACCACCGGGAGCTCGACCCGGAGTGCCCGATCGACTGCGTACCCAACCGTGCGGTGGAAGCCGATCTACGGATCGTGCAGAGCAACGGGCTGGCCTTTGGCGGCAGCAACGCCGTCGTGATCTTCGGAGAACACGACGGGAGGACACGATGA